Proteins encoded together in one Polypterus senegalus isolate Bchr_013 chromosome 16, ASM1683550v1, whole genome shotgun sequence window:
- the rbbp9 gene encoding serine hydrolase RBBP9, giving the protein MKFGSTMSLGDSVNTANKVVIVPGNGAGNVEYCNWYGWTKKKLNKMKGLECLLENMPDPLTARETVWLPFMENKLKCDEETIIIGHSSGAAAAMRYVESHKVHAIILVSAYTSDLGDENERESGYFNRPWQWEKMKENCRHIVQFGSTDDPFLPWAEQQEVADMLGAELHKYTDKGHFQNTEFHELINVVCKIINHST; this is encoded by the exons ATGAAGTTCGGAAGCACCATGAGTCTCGGCGACAGCGTTAATACTGCAAATAAAGTCGTGATTGTCCCAGGAAATGGAGCAGGAAATGTAGAATACTGCAATTGGTATGGCTGGACTAAAAAGAAACTCAATAAG ATGAAGGGCTTGGAGTGTTTACTCGAGAACATGCCAGATCCTC TGACTGCTCGAGAGACTGTGTGGCTTCCATTTATGGAGAACAAGCTAAAATGTGATGAAGAAACAATTATCATTGGGCATAGTTCTGGTGCCGCAGCTGCCATGAG GTATGTAGAGTCACACAAGGTGCATGCTATCATTCTGGTGTCAGCCTACACATCGGACCTTGGTGATGAAAATGAGAGGGAAAGTG GCTACTTTAACCGTCCTTGgcagtgggaaaagatgaaggaaAATTgcaggcatattgttcaatttGGCTCAACAGATGACCCTTTTCTTCCATGGGCTGAACAACAAGAAGTAGCCGACATGCTGGGTGCAGAATTACACAAATATACGGACAAGGGCCATTTCCAGAACACCGAATTTCATGAACTGATTAATGTAGTTTGTAAAATTATAAACCATTCAACCTAA